The nucleotide sequence TAatcctccttaccttttccgctgCACTTCTTGGAGTCGACGAAGATTCTCAGGGTACTAATGGTTTATCGCGTGGGAAGTACATATTGGGTTTCGCATTGACCTTAGGAGCCTCAGCCACATACTCACTAATTCTCTCTCTAATGCAAGTCGCATTCGAGAAGGTTATTAAGAAGGAAACTTTCTCAGTCGTGTTGAATATGCAGATATATACTTCACTAGTGGCAACAATAGCTTCTCTTATCGGGTTATTTGCGAGCGGTGAGTGGGAGACTTTAGAGGGAGATATGCATGCCTTCAGCTCAGGGAGGCTGTCCTATGTGATGACACTTCTATGGACTGCTGTATCTTGGCAGATAGCTTCTGTCGGAGTGGTGGGTTTGATCTTTGTTGTGTCATCACTCTTTTCCAATGTGATAAGCACACTAGCTCTACCCATCATTCCAGTTTTTGCTGTGATTTTCTTCCACGACAAGATGGATGGAGTGAAGATTATTGCTATGTTGATGGCCATCTGGGGatttgtttcatatggatatcAATTATATATTAGTGACAAGAAAGCTACGAAGACTTTAGTAAGTGTGGAGGAGAATTCCTAAGTGCTTTTTGGCTTGTTACATTGTTCTTTGTGGCTCCTATACCACTTTAAGTTGCTGGTATTGAGGAGATACTAGTTATTGTAGCCAAAAGGAAGCTCATTAAAGAATCTCAGGTTGCACAATTCATAGGTATATACTTCTGTTAGTATTGTCATATGTACGGTTGTATTATCCCCAAAATAATAAGAATAACATTTCCGGAGGCATGCTCTCTAGATTTCTAATTCTCTCGTAAATACTTACTTGCCTTGAtcttttttgttgttgttattaACTGTGGTACTGTGATTCTATGGTTTGACAGAGAGTATTTCTAGGTGGTGCGCATGCTGGTACTGCTTATTCTGCTACGAGTTAAATGTACTATATGTTCATTGACTTTTGTCTATGTATCACCTAAGTCCATGAACTTTGAAAGTGTAGTTTTAGATCCATAAGCTTTTTAAGTGGTTCGCAGGAGGTGTATAACCATTCGTTTGACTTTTAGATCTGACGTGGCACGTACATTCAGCAGCCACATGGCGTGTAAATTGCAATTAGCCCTCCTCAGCCTGTCTCCCTCACTATCCTGAACTCTTATGCTCCCGCCAGCTCTGCTTACTTCGACCTGCGTTGCTGCTAGACCTCTCTAGCTGCCGATGTGGAGTCTGACGACGATGTGACGCCCAATCTGCCTCCCTAGAGCATCCGCTATCGCCCTGTTCGCTcaacttataagccgtactttttcagccaacgaataatatttttctctcacaacaaatcagccaacagtactttcagccatggcttatcagccaagcgaacagggcatatgTCGTGCGCTACGCGGTGCTCCCGGGCGCCAGCAAGGAGGGAACGGCTGAACGGGCACCCACCGTGCTCTGCGTTGTCACATGCGAGTTTCTAGGTGAAATCGCTCGTTTggtttgataattgagtgacaactagtaggttaagtttttttttttgtaccACATTTTCTTGGTGCTATTCACTCCAAGTTGCGGTAAGTGAGGCTCAATCTTTTTAGTGAACTTAGTCTTTATTAATACCATTTTCAGTTGCTTCGGTTTCCTCATTTTAAGGCATTGCCACGCCCTGCGTTGTTCTTCTCTTCTCAGTTTACAGAGACACACGGCTTGAGTCAATGCTTCAGTTTTTCCTTACTCAAAAATTATCTACGCCTTTTTACATAACAAATTAATATGCTTCATTGTCTATGCAACAAATTAACTAGCTGCATTCTTAACTCTTTTTTTTGTCTCAGCTGCATTCTTAACTTTTAGTGCCACATACACATAGAGTTGTCACTACTCACTACTATTATATTTCCTTCTACAAATAGAACCATGTCAATCTCATACGCATTATTTACATCACTAAATAGACACGTCAATATGTATCCAACCATTTCTACGGATGCAGGATGAGGACAAAGGGGGAGGGCTAAATAATGAAGATTTAGGGCTAGAGCTAGAGATTAATAGTGATTTAAGGCTAAATAACCGTGGTCTAATAAAAAAATCAGGCTCACTAGGGGGCTGTAGGCAGCCCTCCCTTTGGATCCACCCCTGATTTCTATCCCACAGGGCACAGATGTAGTGGAGGCACATGGGCTGGTCCTCATACTGATCGTCTCCATATAAACTCATGCTATGCATCGCGGACTGGCTCAACACATGCAGGCGCGCAGCAGCACTGCGCATGGTTTCTAGTTAGAGTGTATTTTGACATAATTTTTGTATTTAGGTATAATTTTTAATGCCTCTATACGCTATTGGGATCTGCTTCGGCGCCGCATTGGAGAATGCACGAACATACATGAATGTGATGTATCTTGTTCAAAAAGACATTGTTTCAAACATTGTAATACTCAAAATGTAATCATCATGAGCTTTCGCCTCTATTTCTGCAGTCTAATCGCATTAATGAATACACCGGAACAGAATGGTGTAGTAAAGCTGGTTTCACCAAACCAAAGGATAACATACGCTGTTGACAGAAAAAACGAAACTGGTTTCACCAAACCAAAGGAAAACATACTCTGTTCTCGATCTTTTAACATACTACCCTTAAATGTGCGGTAAAATAAATAAGAAAAGGGCTATATGCTCGGACTATTAGCAATGGTGCTAGTTCAGTTTTCAGCTCTGTTTGCTGAGGAAGATGGCGGTGGGTTTACCGGGTGATGGTGTTTTTTCCTCTAGCAGCGAAGCATGCTCACCTGCCTTAGCGCGAGCAGCTTCATCAGACGCTGGGAGCACCTCAACATGCTCAAGGCCCAGCTGCCTCTTGATCATCTCCAAGTTCTCCCCGAGAACATCCATCTCACTGAACGGAAGCTTCAAGTCCAGTGCCCGAGGACCAACATCCCTTGCCGCATCCTTCTTCAGCTTGATGAAGGGCATGCACAGCTCCTGAACTTGCTTCAAGTTCATTTCCTGCTCGATAGGACACCCCTTCAGAGCTTCTGCTATTTCCTGATCAGGTGCGAAAGAGCGACTTTGGCTGTCAAACTTGGACTGCAGCACCCTCAAGCACTGCTCTTTCCAGCCAGAGTAGTGCTCGTTCACATATATAAGGCCAATGCTCATCTTCTTTTCCTCGGATGGAGGTGCTGGTGCAGCTCCCTTCTTAGGCTTCTTGGAACCAGACTCTTGCTCCTGAAGCAGCTTCCTCATCGATACTATGGAATCCTGCAAGTATTTATTTGCAATTCTCAGCGTCGGATGTGGGGTGTCTGCGTCTGGCCAGCCAGCTTT is from Miscanthus floridulus cultivar M001 chromosome 7, ASM1932011v1, whole genome shotgun sequence and encodes:
- the LOC136467501 gene encoding probable purine permease 11 yields the protein MADDDGSSGGGGIREDEVHVQIAGSSKPETSSTIETAPQNFHTKHWHWWLMVALNIFFLVAGQTASTLLGRFYYNQGGNSKWMSTFVQTAGFPVLFVALYLFRSKSPSTQTTTSNPETSVTKITLIYIALGLIIAADDLMYSYGLLYLPVSTYALICASQLAFNAVFSYVLNAQKFTALIFNSVILLTFSAALLGVDEDSQGTNGLSRGKYILGFALTLGASATYSLILSLMQVAFEKVIKKETFSVVLNMQIYTSLVATIASLIGLFASGEWETLEGDMHAFSSGRLSYVMTLLWTAVSWQIASVGVVGLIFVVSSLFSNVISTLALPIIPVFAVIFFHDKMDGVKIIAMLMAIWGFVSYGYQLYISDKKATKTLVSVEENS